The Candidatus Koribacter versatilis Ellin345 genome has a segment encoding these proteins:
- a CDS encoding lipopolysaccharide biosynthesis protein — MATSSESLTVGILQPRKRIEGAPLARNVVFSVVDYLTQPLLMLLTARYFVRALGLPLFGIWILVLAIIGSSGSICTGFGDAALKYVAAMRGRMDDDGVSRVIGLSAMLNLSMGIALALAFYALAPWSATHMFHLSGQLATEFVTALRIGGGVLAVRSLSFVFIGAFRAFELYERATQVVVSTRLATALAALVLVWKGFGVVAILWITLICEFGALLTLVHRGAGVWREVRVPRLKEDDWRSLTSFGFFGWVQALSGTLFSQADRLVVAALLGPSALTYYGVCVQCTQPIHGLTAAGCNVLFPHLSTKVETAGTSYLRKFLARAFRLNLLTVLGLAIVPLLLSRPLLTLWMGKSFSDHAAVTLSLVAASFALLALNVPGHYALMALGEVRYLTILNVAGCVLSLLLAWFFIPKIGIAGAAAARLAYGPLTWLLYARLQRLTSREEAR, encoded by the coding sequence ATGGCCACGAGCTCTGAATCGCTGACGGTTGGAATTCTCCAGCCGCGCAAACGAATTGAAGGCGCGCCCCTCGCACGGAACGTCGTGTTCAGCGTAGTCGACTACCTGACGCAACCGCTCCTGATGTTGCTTACAGCGCGCTACTTCGTCAGAGCGCTGGGGTTACCGCTTTTCGGGATTTGGATTTTGGTCCTCGCCATCATTGGGAGCAGTGGCAGCATCTGCACGGGTTTTGGAGACGCGGCATTGAAGTATGTCGCCGCTATGCGTGGCCGCATGGACGATGACGGTGTTTCGCGAGTTATCGGCTTATCTGCAATGCTGAACCTTTCCATGGGAATTGCGTTAGCGCTCGCGTTTTATGCGCTCGCACCCTGGTCCGCCACGCACATGTTCCATCTCAGCGGACAACTAGCTACCGAGTTCGTTACGGCTCTTCGCATTGGCGGGGGCGTCCTCGCCGTTCGGTCGCTATCCTTCGTTTTCATTGGGGCATTCCGCGCATTTGAACTATATGAGCGGGCAACTCAGGTTGTCGTGAGTACGAGACTTGCAACAGCTCTCGCGGCGCTCGTCTTGGTCTGGAAAGGGTTCGGAGTCGTCGCAATTCTTTGGATCACTTTGATTTGCGAATTCGGAGCACTCTTAACGTTGGTGCACCGCGGCGCCGGGGTTTGGCGAGAGGTTCGTGTCCCGCGGCTTAAAGAAGATGACTGGCGATCGCTTACATCGTTTGGCTTCTTCGGATGGGTCCAGGCGCTCTCCGGAACACTCTTCAGCCAAGCCGACCGGCTCGTCGTCGCCGCTTTGCTCGGACCTTCAGCTTTGACCTATTACGGCGTGTGTGTGCAATGCACGCAGCCGATTCACGGACTGACCGCAGCTGGATGCAATGTCTTGTTCCCGCATCTGAGCACGAAGGTCGAGACCGCCGGCACATCGTATTTGCGGAAGTTTCTGGCTCGCGCATTTCGTCTCAACCTACTCACCGTTCTTGGGTTGGCGATCGTGCCCCTCCTGTTGAGCAGACCTCTCCTCACACTCTGGATGGGAAAATCATTCTCCGACCATGCAGCTGTCACACTTTCCCTCGTGGCGGCGAGCTTTGCTCTCCTTGCTCTGAATGTCCCAGGTCACTACGCTCTCATGGCTCTCGGAGAGGTGCGGTACCTGACAATCTTGAATGTAGCCGGGTGCGTCCTGTCTCTCTTACTCGCTTGGTTCTTTATCCCGAAGATCGGAATCGCGGGAGCAGCGGCTGCAAGGCTGGCATACGGCCCGTTGACCTGGTTGTTGTATGCGAGGCTGCAGCGGCTAACAAGCCGGGAAGAGGCGAGATAA
- a CDS encoding O-antigen ligase family protein, whose amino-acid sequence MSAASLQIRAAITNASPVAFLFGWFLSARIALTLLAFQANPASGSAAEIGVLFLFVFLAWTFTSSQQQSLDGATPLRWICAYLAMTGVSLFWSVTDSVVVGLAYWAGLAAECFVIYLIMNSGDANENCERILFGFVGGAAFVGLIAWYLPTLSDLRIGDEDFLHPNALGYVLALATLCGMHLARKSRLAGLLAVFCGITLWRTISKACIAGFIASAAFYLLRASHLSRRAKIAIYAIAASSIVFGWSLVEAYVDMYDQGSHIETLTGRTTIWSIAWEEGIKTPWLGHGFYSFRFVVPMLGDFFPWQAHNELLQQLFCYGVVGLAVFAVLYVSFARFLYVHRGHEWFSLVVAIFVFVLVRGIADTERFDLNFPLWLLTLFTMVIARTQQERVTA is encoded by the coding sequence GTGTCTGCGGCATCGCTCCAAATTCGCGCGGCAATTACAAACGCAAGTCCTGTCGCGTTTTTGTTCGGCTGGTTCTTGTCAGCTCGCATAGCGTTGACACTGCTTGCATTCCAGGCGAATCCCGCGTCCGGTAGCGCGGCTGAAATTGGCGTGCTGTTCCTTTTCGTTTTTCTAGCTTGGACCTTTACAAGCAGTCAACAGCAATCCCTAGATGGCGCAACACCGCTTCGATGGATCTGCGCGTATCTTGCAATGACTGGGGTCAGCCTCTTCTGGTCGGTCACAGACTCCGTGGTGGTGGGGTTAGCGTATTGGGCAGGCCTCGCAGCGGAGTGTTTCGTAATTTACCTGATCATGAACTCAGGGGATGCGAACGAAAACTGTGAGCGAATCCTCTTCGGGTTCGTCGGAGGCGCAGCATTCGTCGGGCTTATTGCCTGGTACCTCCCTACTCTCTCGGACCTCCGAATCGGAGATGAAGATTTTCTACATCCCAATGCCTTGGGGTACGTCCTTGCTCTCGCAACACTGTGCGGGATGCATCTTGCCCGCAAGTCGCGGCTAGCGGGACTGCTTGCGGTGTTTTGCGGAATTACGCTCTGGAGGACAATCAGCAAAGCGTGCATCGCAGGCTTCATTGCCTCTGCGGCGTTTTACCTCTTGAGAGCGTCGCACTTGAGCCGCCGAGCCAAGATCGCCATCTATGCGATAGCGGCGAGCAGCATCGTCTTTGGATGGAGTTTGGTTGAAGCCTATGTCGATATGTATGACCAAGGCAGCCACATCGAGACACTTACCGGACGGACCACCATCTGGAGCATCGCCTGGGAAGAGGGAATTAAAACACCGTGGCTGGGCCATGGTTTCTATTCTTTTCGCTTCGTCGTTCCAATGCTCGGCGACTTTTTCCCTTGGCAGGCACACAACGAGCTTCTTCAACAATTGTTTTGTTACGGAGTCGTGGGCTTGGCAGTGTTCGCCGTTTTATACGTGTCCTTCGCCCGCTTTCTGTACGTCCATCGAGGCCACGAATGGTTCTCGCTCGTGGTGGCGATATTCGTATTCGTGTTGGTTCGAGGCATCGCCGATACTGAGCGCTTTGATCTCAACTTTCCCCTGTGGCTGTTGACTCTGTTCACGATGGTTATTGCCCGGACGCAACAGGAACGAGTGACAGCATGA
- a CDS encoding glycosyltransferase family 2 protein yields MSNPSISIVTPSLNQGPFLRECLKSVAKQGISVIEHIVMDGDSTDDSMETLKAFEAECRYPLRWQSKRDRGQSDAINKGFKEAKGEIIGWLNADDRYRPGAFSAVLDAFRKHPETDVLYGDYTWIDADGETVQQRREIGFSPFVLLYHRVLYIQTTAMFFHRRVLDAGYCLDESLHYAMDFEFFVRLSASRHRFLHVPVFLGDFRFQPKSKTTLHPERQLQEQTDIMQLYSPVFRHCPRGMFATGMTFGLRTAAAIRRYSEKAVRGYYLTQFRTAAPTD; encoded by the coding sequence ATGAGTAACCCATCCATCAGCATCGTCACACCGTCATTGAATCAAGGGCCATTCTTACGCGAATGTCTCAAGAGTGTAGCGAAACAGGGCATTTCTGTAATCGAACACATCGTGATGGATGGGGATTCAACAGATGACTCCATGGAAACACTGAAAGCATTTGAGGCGGAATGCCGCTACCCGCTGCGATGGCAATCCAAGCGCGACAGAGGCCAGAGTGACGCTATCAACAAGGGCTTTAAAGAGGCCAAGGGCGAGATTATCGGGTGGCTCAATGCAGATGACCGTTACCGCCCCGGTGCTTTTTCGGCGGTGCTAGATGCATTTCGGAAACACCCGGAAACGGATGTCTTATATGGCGATTACACGTGGATTGACGCGGACGGCGAAACCGTCCAACAGCGCCGCGAAATCGGGTTCAGCCCGTTCGTGCTTCTGTATCACCGCGTCCTTTACATTCAAACGACCGCAATGTTCTTTCACCGGCGAGTCCTTGATGCCGGCTACTGTTTAGACGAGAGTCTGCATTACGCAATGGATTTCGAGTTCTTCGTGCGGCTCAGTGCGAGTCGTCACCGATTTCTACATGTTCCGGTGTTCCTGGGTGATTTTCGATTTCAGCCGAAAAGCAAGACAACACTTCATCCCGAGAGACAGTTGCAGGAGCAAACAGACATCATGCAACTGTACTCACCAGTATTTCGACACTGTCCTCGTGGGATGTTCGCTACCGGGATGACATTCGGCCTACGTACTGCGGCCGCGATTCGAAGGTATAGCGAGAAAGCCGTTCGCGGCTATTACTTGACGCAATTTCGAACCGCCGCACCAACTGACTAG